The window ATTCTCGAAGTAAACAACGAGTATCTTGGACATGATTACTACACGGACATCATTACTTTCGACTATGATGAGGAGGATGTGCTCAATGGCGACCTTGTTATCTCACTTGATACAGTCCGCTCTAATGCCGAACTTTTCAAGAAGTCATATGAGGACGAGCTTCACCGAGTTATCATTCATGGTATCCTTCACCTCTGTGGTATCAATGACAAAGGACCTGGAGAACGTGAGATTATGGAAGAAAACGAGAACAAAGCACTCGCGCTATTAAAGGAGATGAGTGACCAATAATAAGCGTTTCACTCTACTTGAGTAAACACTCACACGTAAAAGACAAAAGGGCTGAAATCCTATTTTGGGTTTCAGCCCTTATTATTTGACCTCATTTCTCTGCTGAAGGATTGTTGATAGCCTGCAGAAGGATTATTATTCGGATTAGAATAAAGGTTTATACAATGTTTTAAAAGCGCATCACTTATTCCCATTTTACCTGACGTTTGTAAACTATTTTCACTTAACTCAAAACCAATACATGCTCTTTTGGCTTCTTAAAGACGCCCTTTAAGCTTGCAAAAGGTGCCCTTTAAGACTCTTACTAACGCCCTTTTGAAGTCCAATTAAGCACCTTTTACCATACCACTTCATAACTAACTGATTGTCTGCTGATTACAAACGCGCCTTTTACACGTGTTTTTCCCTTTGTTTATAGCTATTTTATCCGAATATATGTAATGATTTTTCAAACCTTTATCTATAAATTTTCAACTTAATACATGATACGATTTATCTGTCGGAATAAGCTTAGTCCCTAATGACTGATTGGGTTTAACGAAAGAACAGAATAAGAAAAGGTGCCTAATTGGAGTTCAATTAAGCACCTTTTCTTATTCAGTTTGCCCTATAACGTCAGGTTATAAAACTCTAAAGAGTTATATTACCCAACTTTTCTACTTGCCCGTAGCCAACTCAACAGCCTTATTGACAATGTCACTCTGAGTATTCCACACTCGGAAATACTCGTTCATATCCCAGATATCACGGGCTGTGAGCGCCTTTATCTGTAGTGCAATATTAGGAAGCGTAGCCTTTAATTCAGCCGCATCCTTTGGCTCAATCTTTTCTTTCTTGCCCTCTGCCACGATTTCATCGAGCAATGACTGTGGTACCACATAACCCTTATTGAACGCGTCAAATGAACTGTATTGCGCCTTTAAAGCCTGACGATTTGCATCAGCATACTTCAAATAAGCATTGATGATAATACTCTTTGCGGCTAACATACGATGATAGCGAGTGAACTTTGTTGTATCAAGTGGGACGAAGTTATCAGGCATAATACCACCGCCACCATAGACAACTCGGTGCTTGCGGATGGTGTAATACTTCAAAGAATCTGAGAATTGAATACTGTCTGGATTGGTCAACTCACCATGCTTAAAGCGTTTCTCGATATCCATTTCATAATCCTTCAGGTCGCCCTTTGTATAAGGTTTCTGAATACAACGACCGCTTGGCGTATAGTAATGGGCTATTGTCAGACGAATCATACTACCATCAGGGAGGTCGAGCGGACGCTGTACAAGTCCTTTACCAAAGGTTCTACGACCCACAACCGTTCCACGATCATTGTCTTGAATAGCACCAGTGACAATCTCTGCAGCCGAAGCAGAGAGTTCGTTTACCAATACATAAACCTTTACATCCTGCAGTCGTCCGTTGCCAATTGCCTTAAAATTCTGGCGACGAGCGCGTCGTCCTTCGGTGTAAACAATCATGTCATTGTTCTTTAGGAACTCATTTGATATCTGAACAGCCGACTGAAGATAACCGCCTCCATTGTCTTGTAGGTCGAGAAGGAGGGTCTTCATACCTTTCTTTTTCAGTGAATCAACAGCCGCCATGAACTCGTCATGGGTCTTCATTCCGAAGCTCTCGATTCGAATATAGCCTACATTAGGACGAATCATATAAGCGGCATTGATGGTATGGACTGGTATCTTAGCACGTGTAACGACAAAGGTAAGCACCCCTTTCACGCCACGGCGTACAACACCTAACTTCACTTTCGTTCCCTTCTTACCACGAAGCATCTTCATGATGTCGATACGTGCCATCTTCACACCAGCGATGGTAGAGTCGTTCACACTAACGATACGGTCGCCAGCGAGGATTCCCACCTTCTGAGAAGGACCATTGACAACAGGCTGGATAACGACAAGTGTATCTTCAATCATATTGAACTGCACACCAATACCCTCAAAGTCGCCCTGCAATGGTTCGTTCATTGCCTTGGTTTCCTTCGCATCCGTGTAGGTAGAATGGGGGTCGAGTTTCTCGAGCATACCCCTAATACCATCCTCAACTAACTTCTGCTCGTTCACAGAGTCCACATAGAAGTTCTTAATAGCCACCTCTGCCAAGTGCAGTTTGCGTAAAGGAGAGTCGTTACCCTGCTGTGCTGACAAAGGTAAAAAGGTAAAAAGGTAAAAAAGTAAAAGACAAATATACTTTCTCATATCCTAATCTTATGTTTTAATAGTTTTGTTATATGCTTAAAGAAAGCAATAAAAAGCACTTTTAAAGACACATTTTTGCTCTTCAATTTTATTTATATTATTGACAGATGTACCAACAATCGTACGGACATCATTTGGAAATTCTATCCCTTTTACCGACTTTCTTTATTATTCTTCCACGTCAGGAAGGTCCTCTTCTATAACGAGGTTGTCTATAATAAAGTTCTGACGTTCCATCGTGTTCTTACCCATATAATACTCCAAGAGCTTAGCTACCTGGTCATTCTTATGCAAGGTAACTTGCTCTAAACGCATATCTGGACCGATGAAATGGGCAAATTCGTCAGGAGAAATCTCACCAAGACCTTTGAATCGGGTGATTTCTGGGTCTAGACCAAGCTCGTTGATAGCTGCTACGCGCTCCTCCTCAGAGTAACAATAACGTGTAATAAAGTCGTTCTTCTTCTCTCCTTTCACACGACGAGCGTCCGCTTCTGCAATCACCTCTTTGTTCTTTATCTTTGTTCGACGGTTACGAACACGGAAAAGCGGTGTCTGAAGGACATATACATGCCCTTTCTTTATCAGCTCTGGGAAGAACTGAAGGAAGAAAGTGATTATCAACAAACGGATGTGCATACCGTCAACATCGGCATCCGTTGCGACAATTACCTTATTATATCTAAGCGAATCGAGTCCGTCTTCAATGTCGAGTGCAGCCTGAAGGAGGTTGAACTCCTCATTCTCATATACTACTTTCTTTGTCAAGCCAAAGCAGTTAAGCGGCTTTCCACGCAATGAGAAGACAGCTTGTGTGTTGACATCACGACTCTTAGTGATACTTCCGCTGGCTGAATCTCCCTCTGTTATAAAGATAGAACTCTCCTCTTTTCGATTGTTCTTCACGTCACAATAGTGTACACGACAGTCACGCAACTTACGGTTATGGAGGTTGGCTTTCTTCGCTCTCTCACGTGCTAACTTCGTTACACCAGCCATTGCCTTACGCTCTCGCTCGGTCTCCTTGATCTTATTCTCAAGTATATCGGTGAAGTCTTCTTTGTGAATATGGAGGTAGTTATCGACGTTTGTCTTGATAAAGTCGCCCACATACTTGTTGATTGACTCACCATCAGGCGACATCTGTGTGGAACCTAACTTAATCTTAGTTTGTGATTCGAATACAGGTTCTTCAACGTTTACAGCGATGGCAGCCACTAATCCGTTACGAATGTCACCATACTCATACTTGCCGAAGAACTCTTTTATCGTCTTGGCAATATGCTCCTTGAAGGCTGTCTGATGTGTACCGCCCTGTGTTGTATGCTGACCATTCACAAAAGAGTAATACTCCTCGCCATATTGATTGGTGTGTGTGAAAGCGATCTCAATATCTTCTCCTTTCATATGAACTATCGGATACAATGGATCAACAGTCATATTATCAGTCAGAAGGTCCTTCAAACCATGTCGACTAAGTATACGACGACCATTGTACATGATGGTCAATCCCGTGTTTAGATAGGTATAGTTACGGAGCATCTCCTCTACTATATCATCATGGAAGCTATAATGCTTGAAAAGAGTATCGTCTGGTTCGAAATAGATGTAGGTACCATTCTCATCAGTCGATTTCTTTGTTTTGTCGCTTTGTAGGTTTCCTTTCTCAAACGATAGTTCACGTACCTTACCATCACGGAAACTCTTTACCTCAAAATGTGAGCTTAGTGCATTAACGGCTTTCACACCGACACCATTCAAACCAACACTCTTCTTAAATGCCTTAGAGTCATACTTACCACCCGTATTCAGTACTGACACAGCCTCAACAAGCTTTCCTTGTGGAATACCACGACCATAGTCGCGCACACTAACACGCAGATTATCCTCCACATCAACCTCAATACGATCGCCAGCATTCATCTTAAACTCGTCGATAGAGTTATCAATAACCTCCTTCAAGAGTACATAAATACCATCTTCAGGCAACTTTCCATCGCCCAAACGACCAATATACATACCCGGACGGGTACGTACGTGCTCCATATCCGATAGGTGCCGGATATTATCGTCGGTGTAAGATACGGGTGTTGGGGTTTGAGTGTTGGGTGTTGATGAATTGTCCATTGTTGGGTGTTTGGTGTTGAGTATTGGGTGTTAATGAATTGATAATGTTGGGGAGTAGGTGTTGGGGGGTTGGTGTTGAAACTAATTGAGAGATATCAAAATGTCTACTTACTGATAGGGGATGAGGAGTTGGAAGACTGAAGCAGGGATTTTCTCAATCCTGCGAGCTACTTTACGATACAAAGAATTTGGTTATCGAATTCTTCCCGCTGTATTGTAGAGATGTAATGATAGGCTTCTGCCAATTCTATTTGGCTCGAAACCTCCATTAAAGAACCATTTGCTATATCAAGAAAATGTATCCTCTCCTTACTACCATAGCGTCCAAAGCCTTCTGCAATATTAAACATAACAGATGTAGAAGCACGCTGCAATTGATTTGTCAACGCATATCGCTCTTCTTTTGGAAATGATTTTAAGGCTTCATTGACATTAATAGCCAACTGTTTAGCGTCCTTATAAACATCTAAACGCCTGTAATAAAACAATTCCATAGGTACATCCTTTTACATTCTAATGGTCTTTAAGTGTCTTAGTATTAGGTGTTAATATAGAAGAAACACGTGAAAATATAGAAAGAACACATGCTAAAACTATTCATCAACACCCAACACTCATCACCCATCAACCATCATTCATCACCCATCACCCAATAGCTTTCCTATAGCATCTACGCTTCTTGTGCATTATTGGGTCTAATGGCCCCCACTGACTCTGTACACTTTCGTTGGTTTCCATCTCGACATGCGTCTCACCCCACTTGAAGCCGTACTTCACATAACGTGGAATGAGGTCAGCAAAGACAAGGGAATTAGCTCCCTTTGAGCGATACTCCGGTAGGACACCAATAAGGAGAAGGTCGACAACCTCCGTCTTATGGAACTTTATTGCACGTAGTAAATACCACCATCCGAATGGGAAAAGACGTCCACGGTGGCACTTCTGCAAGGCACGTGTTAGTGATGGGATTGTGATTGCAAGACCAACTAACTGGTTATCCTTATTGCCATCCTCAATAACTGTAATGAGATCGAGGTCGGCAAGTGGGAAGTACATCTTTACATACTGGTCTATCTGGCGATCAGTTAACTCAGAGAAGCCATACAAATTAGCATAAGTCACATTGATTAAGTCAAAGAGTTTCTTGCCATAACCACCCTCGAAGATTTCCTTCTTAGTCAGTTTACGCACATGAAGATTATATCGTTTCTCCACCATCTCTGCAATCTTTGTGTATTTCTCTGGAGCTGTCTCTGGGACATCAAGACGGTATTCTACATAGTCATTATCCTTTTCCCAGCCACCAAGTTTCTCCATGTGCTTTGGATAATAATCGTAGTTATAGATAGTTGCCATTGTTCCGAGCTGATCAAAGCCCCATGTCAACATACCTTCTGGGTCCATATCTGTGAAACCGAGTGGACCAACAACAGAGGTCATGCCCTTCTCTCTACCGTAGTCTTCAACAGCTTTCAACAGAGCTTTTGACACTTCTATATCGTCAATGAAGTCTATCCAGCCGAAGCGAACATCCTTCTTGTCCCACTTTTCGTTTGCTTTATTATTGATGATGGCAGCTACACGCCCCACCACTTTTCCCTCCTTCAAGGCGAGAAAATACTCAGCTTCGCAGAAGTCAAAAGCAGCATTCTTGTCTTTTGACAACGTTTTAAACTCATCGCTATAGAGGTTTGGGGCATCATACTGATTACCCTCGTAGAGGTCATAATGACACTCGATGAAAGCCTTAAGGTCTTTCTTCGTCTCTACTCTCTTTATCTGAACTGATGACATTTAGAATCTTTTAATTTCGTTATTTTCCTAATCTTAAACGTGCAAAAGTACTAAAAAAAAGGTAGATTGGCAAATTTACGCTCCTTTTTATTGACTATCACTACCCTACTACCCAGTCATATGGACTCGTGTTAGGCATCCGCACCATATGTGCTGAGCGTCCGCACCACACGTGCTAACCATGCGCACCACACGTGTTTGACGTCAATACAACTCCAGTTTATGCTTAACATACTTGCAAAACATCATTTATCGAATAGTTCTTAAGCATTCATTGAAACTTCAGTAACCATTTATTATAATGATAGATAACACTTCATGGCACCTTCTACTTTCTTGTTAACTCGCTGTTTTCTTACAAACGAAGAGGAGATGATTACTTTCTGCATCCGTGGTTGCAAAGAGATAGATGTCTCCTCCCTCTTTTATCTTTAACCTTTTGCGTAGTTCAGCAACACTCATAGGGAAGTTGCGCACGGCAAGATTGGCTTTGTCTATCCCCGATAAACGACGTCGTAGCTCCTTCTTATTGAACGATGAAACCGCTGTTATCTCAAACTGACGACCAGGGAAATCATGGATAGCCTCCTCAGAGACAAAAAGATGAGAATTAAGACTGAGTGCTGAAAGTGGATAACGAGCAGTAAGCAAAGCAAAACAGCCTGCTTTCATCAATGAAGCATTAGGTTCATAGAGATACTGACCAGCCTCTGGAACAGCCGAAAGAAGTTGCTGCGATACGCTTAAAGCCTCATCAAGAGAATAAGAAATGATACTTTCATCATTCACACAGAATACCTGTAAGGCTTTTTCCGTAACCGTCTTGTCATCGGTTTCACCTTTTGTTCTCTGCAAAACTAACAGCAATTCCTTACATTCATTGCGTACAGAGACGATATGCACCTCACGAACAACATTGCCCAAACGATTGAGTTCGTCCATAGCACGATGCCAATCGAGCATTGGCGACAGCTTGATTATAACCGTATCTGCCTTCTCTAAGAGTTCTTCTTCCAATGCCAAGACATCTGGTGTACAATCACTTATCAGCACAGTCTTACCTCCTTGTTCATTACGACGCGCTGGATCGAGGAATAACACAGACACATGGTCAAGCTGCTGGAGGTAGGCTGTACCGTCGGTATTCACTACTTCAGCTTGTGTTAAGCCTAAAGCATGGAAGTTATGACGTGCCAATTCGCACAACTTCGCTTGTTGTTCGACATAAATAGCACGTTTGAAGCTGCGTGCTATAAAGGAGAAATCAACGCCAAAGCCGCCTGTTAAGTCACAGAACGACCCTTCATAACTTTTCTGAACATGATTTTCTTGCTGCGTAGGAGTAGTTTCTTCTCCTGCAGAAGGTCTGCTACAATCGTTATGTAGGTCAGAAGAAGCGAAGTTCTCTACCCCTACAAGGCGTGCAACCAATCGTGCCTTATATTCCGCAGTCTGCTCACTTGAACACTGTTCCATCGATAGATGCGGTGGATAAATGATATCCTCCTTCGCTGCCCACGATGGCAGTTTCGTGCGTGCTCTCTGCCATCCTGCCAACTGGTCGAGCAGGAAAGGCATGTCAATATCAGGGTAGCGGTGGGATTGGAGGGCTAAGACAGAAAGACTACCGAGCAGCCCCTCCCCCTTACCCCTCCCCCAAAGGGAGGGGAGTGAAATGTTATGTTTGCTCAAAACTTCCTGCACATATCGTGGCAAAGGAAATTCCTCTTGCTTAATTTTGTCCGTTTTATCCATCTTATCTGCCTATACTTTTATCCTATTAAATACTCCAACACCTTGTCTAAAGAATCTTATATCTTGCTTAAAGATTCTTGCATATACCCTTCTTATCTATTCACATTACCCTTCCTCATATCTTCTTGCTTTCCATTTAACATCGGGGTATCTCGGTATTCACTCCCCTCCCTTTGGGGGAGGGGCAAGGGGGAGGGGCTACTTGGTAGAGTAAGCGAGCAGTGGTTTTTGTTCTTTTTTACCTCACCACCCTCAAATTCTGCTTTGCCCAAGCCCTTGTACAAAGGTTGAAGTGCCACCACTCGGTACGTAAAGGCATGAAGCCGGCAGCACTCATTACCTCACGAAGGAGTCTGCGGTTGGCTAATGCCTCACGAGAGATAAGACGACGAGCAACGAGTTCATTCTCTCTATCAATATGACTGGCTATCCCCATGTGGTCTACCTTCACACCCATTGGGATCGTATCTATCAAACAACGTGTGGCGCCATCACGCCATGTAGCATCGTTCCAAGAGGCCTTGCAGATACTGATATCTACAGCCATTCCATAGTTATGCATACCTCCTCCGTGCGCAGGATTAGACACATAGAAATACTTGGGGGTATCTTTCACTGCGTCCCACATCGTCTGCTGTACGCTCATCGGTCGTGTGGCATCGAAGATACAAAGGCTCAAATCAGGACGACGACGCTTCAATTCTGTCTGCGCTTTACGCAATGCTTCTGCACAAGCGGGTAACACGTAGGCATCACGAAGCTCATGATAGAGTACACGATTACAGAAGTTATCCGCACGAGCATACATCAAAGCCACCTTGATAGAAGGTACTACATGCTTTATATTTACCAACCCCTGCTGCTCCATTGATCGTCCAGCAGCCTGTCGACGACTCATCGTTGTTGTCTGTGCATGTACACTTCCAGCAAAGAATATGGCTGCAAATAGCAGATAAAAGACTCGTTTCATTCTTTATATATATTATATATCCTACAGCTAAATACAAATAGCAGCTGCAGGAATTATCAATCATTCGTTAATTAAAAACACTTAAACCGACCAACGAAAGCTAACAAGGGCAGACACTGTCTTCCTCTCACGCCCTCTCAAGGTTCGGAAAGAAAGCACAGCCTCTGCCCCTGCCTTCTGTAAACACCATCACTGAGTAAGCCAAACATCATATCTACATGACTTAGTCCTTACCTCTATAGTGTTTATATCTAATTATTTTAATGCAGCCTTCTTCTGCTTTACATAATCGCCAAATACGCGATCTACCTCAGCACGCTGCTCATTATCGAGTGTATCGTTAGCTTGAATCAATCCACGATAATAGGTTTTGATAGCCTTTGTCAACTTTGCTTTATCTGCAGAGTTCTTCTCAAAGATATTATCAAGGTCCTTGTAAAGGGCTGGCTTCATCCTATTCATAAAGGCAAGCTTACCTGTAGCAGGAGCCTCAGCTTCAGTAGAAAGACTGTCAGATTGCTCTGCTGTATTCACCTTCACAGTATCTTCTGGAGCCGTTTCAGCATCAGAGCTAAAGACAGATGACACATCAATCTTACCTACTTGGTCAATCAATGCACCGCCATAGTTATAAAGCAACGCACCGATTCCAATAACAACAGCAATTATCAAGCCTAAGACAACAGTACCTTTACCAATCTTTGGCATACTGAACGAAGAGCCTTCATTGTTCAAATCAGCAAAGAGCTCATCAACATTGCTATAACGATCGCTTCGCTTGAAAGCACAACAACGCTTGATTACCTCGCTGTAAGCTAACGTCAAGCCCATCACTTTCATAATAGTACCGAGCGAATAGATATCGGCTGTAGCGTCTGCTGTCAACGTCTCATCCTTCATCTCTGGTGCCATAAAGCGTGTTGTATCAGCTGTTGGCTTAACATCTTCAGGGGAAAGAACACTGAAATCAATGAGTTTTACATAATCACCCTGTGTTATAACAAGCACATTTGAAGGCTTCAAATTACGATGAATAACCCCTTGCTGATGCGCATAACGCAGTGCATCAGCAA is drawn from Prevotella melaninogenica and contains these coding sequences:
- the ybeY gene encoding rRNA maturation RNase YbeY codes for the protein MITYSAEGVKMPKIKKREISRWIKAVAATHGRKVGEIGYMFVDDEKILEVNNEYLGHDYYTDIITFDYDEEDVLNGDLVISLDTVRSNAELFKKSYEDELHRVIIHGILHLCGINDKGPGEREIMEENENKALALLKEMSDQ
- a CDS encoding S41 family peptidase; its protein translation is MRKYICLLLFYLFTFLPLSAQQGNDSPLRKLHLAEVAIKNFYVDSVNEQKLVEDGIRGMLEKLDPHSTYTDAKETKAMNEPLQGDFEGIGVQFNMIEDTLVVIQPVVNGPSQKVGILAGDRIVSVNDSTIAGVKMARIDIMKMLRGKKGTKVKLGVVRRGVKGVLTFVVTRAKIPVHTINAAYMIRPNVGYIRIESFGMKTHDEFMAAVDSLKKKGMKTLLLDLQDNGGGYLQSAVQISNEFLKNNDMIVYTEGRRARRQNFKAIGNGRLQDVKVYVLVNELSASAAEIVTGAIQDNDRGTVVGRRTFGKGLVQRPLDLPDGSMIRLTIAHYYTPSGRCIQKPYTKGDLKDYEMDIEKRFKHGELTNPDSIQFSDSLKYYTIRKHRVVYGGGGIMPDNFVPLDTTKFTRYHRMLAAKSIIINAYLKYADANRQALKAQYSSFDAFNKGYVVPQSLLDEIVAEGKKEKIEPKDAAELKATLPNIALQIKALTARDIWDMNEYFRVWNTQSDIVNKAVELATGK
- a CDS encoding DNA topoisomerase IV subunit B — protein: MDNSSTPNTQTPTPVSYTDDNIRHLSDMEHVRTRPGMYIGRLGDGKLPEDGIYVLLKEVIDNSIDEFKMNAGDRIEVDVEDNLRVSVRDYGRGIPQGKLVEAVSVLNTGGKYDSKAFKKSVGLNGVGVKAVNALSSHFEVKSFRDGKVRELSFEKGNLQSDKTKKSTDENGTYIYFEPDDTLFKHYSFHDDIVEEMLRNYTYLNTGLTIMYNGRRILSRHGLKDLLTDNMTVDPLYPIVHMKGEDIEIAFTHTNQYGEEYYSFVNGQHTTQGGTHQTAFKEHIAKTIKEFFGKYEYGDIRNGLVAAIAVNVEEPVFESQTKIKLGSTQMSPDGESINKYVGDFIKTNVDNYLHIHKEDFTDILENKIKETERERKAMAGVTKLARERAKKANLHNRKLRDCRVHYCDVKNNRKEESSIFITEGDSASGSITKSRDVNTQAVFSLRGKPLNCFGLTKKVVYENEEFNLLQAALDIEDGLDSLRYNKVIVATDADVDGMHIRLLIITFFLQFFPELIKKGHVYVLQTPLFRVRNRRTKIKNKEVIAEADARRVKGEKKNDFITRYCYSEEERVAAINELGLDPEITRFKGLGEISPDEFAHFIGPDMRLEQVTLHKNDQVAKLLEYYMGKNTMERQNFIIDNLVIEEDLPDVEE
- a CDS encoding four helix bundle protein, with the protein product MELFYYRRLDVYKDAKQLAINVNEALKSFPKEERYALTNQLQRASTSVMFNIAEGFGRYGSKERIHFLDIANGSLMEVSSQIELAEAYHYISTIQREEFDNQILCIVK
- a CDS encoding N-acetyltransferase, which encodes MSSVQIKRVETKKDLKAFIECHYDLYEGNQYDAPNLYSDEFKTLSKDKNAAFDFCEAEYFLALKEGKVVGRVAAIINNKANEKWDKKDVRFGWIDFIDDIEVSKALLKAVEDYGREKGMTSVVGPLGFTDMDPEGMLTWGFDQLGTMATIYNYDYYPKHMEKLGGWEKDNDYVEYRLDVPETAPEKYTKIAEMVEKRYNLHVRKLTKKEIFEGGYGKKLFDLINVTYANLYGFSELTDRQIDQYVKMYFPLADLDLITVIEDGNKDNQLVGLAITIPSLTRALQKCHRGRLFPFGWWYLLRAIKFHKTEVVDLLLIGVLPEYRSKGANSLVFADLIPRYVKYGFKWGETHVEMETNESVQSQWGPLDPIMHKKRRCYRKAIG
- a CDS encoding class I SAM-dependent methyltransferase; protein product: MDKTDKIKQEEFPLPRYVQEVLSKHNISLPSLWGRGKGEGLLGSLSVLALQSHRYPDIDMPFLLDQLAGWQRARTKLPSWAAKEDIIYPPHLSMEQCSSEQTAEYKARLVARLVGVENFASSDLHNDCSRPSAGEETTPTQQENHVQKSYEGSFCDLTGGFGVDFSFIARSFKRAIYVEQQAKLCELARHNFHALGLTQAEVVNTDGTAYLQQLDHVSVLFLDPARRNEQGGKTVLISDCTPDVLALEEELLEKADTVIIKLSPMLDWHRAMDELNRLGNVVREVHIVSVRNECKELLLVLQRTKGETDDKTVTEKALQVFCVNDESIISYSLDEALSVSQQLLSAVPEAGQYLYEPNASLMKAGCFALLTARYPLSALSLNSHLFVSEEAIHDFPGRQFEITAVSSFNKKELRRRLSGIDKANLAVRNFPMSVAELRKRLKIKEGGDIYLFATTDAESNHLLFVCKKTAS
- a CDS encoding M15 family metallopeptidase yields the protein MKRVFYLLFAAIFFAGSVHAQTTTMSRRQAAGRSMEQQGLVNIKHVVPSIKVALMYARADNFCNRVLYHELRDAYVLPACAEALRKAQTELKRRRPDLSLCIFDATRPMSVQQTMWDAVKDTPKYFYVSNPAHGGGMHNYGMAVDISICKASWNDATWRDGATRCLIDTIPMGVKVDHMGIASHIDRENELVARRLISREALANRRLLREVMSAAGFMPLRTEWWHFNLCTRAWAKQNLRVVR
- a CDS encoding serine/threonine-protein kinase; translated protein: MSENKLSTNEQAQTADAPVKASYTEYKVIPSQGYCMIVKCRKGDQTVVLKTLKEEYRERVLLRNALKREFKQCQRLNHSGIVRYQGLVEVDGYGLCIEEEYVEGRTLQAYLKENHTDDEKIAVINQIADALRYAHQQGVIHRNLKPSNVLVITQGDYVKLIDFSVLSPEDVKPTADTTRFMAPEMKDETLTADATADIYSLGTIMKVMGLTLAYSEVIKRCCAFKRSDRYSNVDELFADLNNEGSSFSMPKIGKGTVVLGLIIAVVIGIGALLYNYGGALIDQVGKIDVSSVFSSDAETAPEDTVKVNTAEQSDSLSTEAEAPATGKLAFMNRMKPALYKDLDNIFEKNSADKAKLTKAIKTYYRGLIQANDTLDNEQRAEVDRVFGDYVKQKKAALK